The sequence AAAATCATCCTCACTATTAAATTGATCCCAATGATCTATTTTAGATTTGCACGATTATTGCGAGAGAACCAAAGCAAATTGGCAGCAAAAATAACAGAAGAACAAGGCAAAACTATTGCCGATGCAGAAGGAGATGTACTCCGAGGCATTCGTAAGGATAATTAACTCTAATTTATAACTACTTAAAaccaattgtaataataaaatgagaatatgcataaaattaaaataattatcaatgcTAAAGGTTACTGATAggaaactttatattttctttatattttttgataagaaatgttatttaagaatatttaaaatttaacctaTGTATtacaacttatattaaaatttttgaattttgagtCACATTtacaaaatcttataaatttattatataatatataataattgtaaataattaatagcaaAATAAGATTGAACATAGGAAAATTAGCGGAACttgttattatatgataatgtcttttttattgttttacatatGAGTACATACTCTAttgatactattaatataattttttttttcagaactgGTTGAACATTGTTGTAGTATTACTAGCTTGCAACTAGGAGACTGTATCCAAAACATTGCGAGGGATATGGACACACATAGTTACAAAGTCCCTCTTGGAGTCGTAGCAGGTAATCTCATCATCTGTACAGGCTTCACTCATATTCTtacttacttgatggtagggcttcgtgctaGGCTGTCTGGATAGGttccgcccactcatcagatattctatcaccaaacagcaatactcattattgttgtgttcactTTGAAGGGTGAATCAGACAATGTAagtacaggctcaagggacatattGTTTATGGGCAGGAGTggccacttactatcaggtggcccatttgcgtGTCcatctatcataaaaaaaatggatgaATAATTTTCCATGAAACATTCTAGCATAACAGCCATAGTAAAATAGTGATGTTATGCTATGCTTCGCTTTTAAGGTTAAGTAGTACAGTCTCTACTTAACAGTCCATTTTgccttaataataattgaaatgcactgaaaagagaaaaataatttgaaaagggtgtttataaatgtttttaggtGAATAAAGAGCTACTTCAtcacaaaattacaaaatataataaaaaaatcactattgacaaattaatttaattaataatggtGGTGGTTTGTAAATAGGCattccttaatattttttcaataaagtaaCAAAcactgtattaaaattatatatatgtatataatttacatacctTTAATGGTTTATTGCATCCAAATATAACGAAAACTACTGATTAATGATAATTAGTATCAATagcaaagatatatatataatctactatacaaagttaaaattatatgaatactagAGTATTCGTATAATTTTAGCACATAATCTCCAGCTCAAGTTATATCATTCTAGCCCGTTATATTCCTAAAACTACTCCTGGCTATTGCAAAATTCAATCTGGCCAACTTAGATACTACTAAACTACCTACTAACAAACTACTATATGCAGGTAGGAAAAGTGAATAACCTTTACTTCAGAACAAAATCTAACTTACTAGTTAGATATTCTACAGAAATAAagcctaataaaaaataacacatatacatcatattttatataattatgtcaccagtatataatttacataaaaacgtttttttatgataatttaattttcaggtGTGGCAGCTTTCAACTTCCCAGTGATGATTCCATTATGGATGTTCCCACCAGCGATTGTGACAGGCAACACTTGCCTAATTAAGCCTTCAGAACAGGACCCTGGTGCAACACTTATGATGATGGAACTGTTGCAGGAGGCTGGTGCTCCTGCCGGTGTTGTTAATGTAAGGATGCACTTTGCTGTATGcaagtaaataaatcaaactttaTAGTTCACAAAAATTCTCATAGAAATAGTTATATTCCATTTAATTggaatatatataagaaaaaaaattgcttttcactttaacttatataattgttttgtttagaattaaaatatgttgaaaattcaatgttttttaaattatatcaataaaaattggcataatattatgtaataactatattatgtgAAGAATATGAGTtttgtagaaaataattataatataaattcttttattgtttaaagGTTGTACATGGTACGCATGATACTGTAAACTTCTTCTGCGATAATCCCGACATCAAGGCAGTGTCGTTTGTCGGTGGTGATGCAGCAGGAAAACATATCTATTCAAGGGCTTCAGCTGCAggtgtgtattttttaataaaatattttttggtgttTAACACAATACTTTGATAAACGTATTTTCGTAGgagactaatattttttatacataataaaaaattatagagtaaataattattgtcatatCGATAGATATCGATACATCGATAGATCTATCTATcgataataaacttttattaagaaTGGATTGCCATCAACAGGCAAGAGAGTGCAAAGCAACATGGGTGCGAAGAATCATGGTGTGATAATGCCCGATGCGAACAAGGAACACACACTCAATCAGCTGGCGGGTGCAGCTTTTGGAGCCGCTGGACAGCGCTGCATGGCTCTCAGCACTGCTGTCTTTGTTGGTGAGTTGTAGTTGTAGTGTTAACATGACCATAGGAAAGTAGTAGGTAGAGATATATATAGAGAAAGAAGTGcttcaaattgtataaacaatttAGATTACAACAACCAAGGTATTAAGAAAGTAGGCAAGTAAGTTAAGtgttagaaaaacataatttacaaaaaacacaaaaacacatttttctGTTCAAACTAAGTGAACTTaatcaaaatgtataaacataattgggtaacacatatatatatatataaaaaaaatctatgtaaatttattaatattaagtcgacataataattataatatatagtatatatgtaaaaaaacagTCCAAAATTGTACGTTTTCAGGCTTTTTATTCCAAAACATACTGGAACAGTAAAAACtctgtattataatttacttatttatcaaatttaattacataaatacatttcttaatTATAGGTGAGGCGAAAGAATGGATTCCAGATCTGGTGAACCGAGCACAGGCACTTAAGGTTAATGCTGGTCATGTTCCTGGGACTGATGTGGGTCCAGTTATTTCGGTTAAGGCGAAGGAGAGGATTTTCAGGCTTGTTGAATcaggtaataaaaattataaaataaatttgagaaatggcatagataatatttttcaaagaatGCAGTTGACCAGTTAACTTATAAAACACGATTTACAGGAATTAAAGATGGTGCCAAAATCGTGCTTGATGGAAGAGGGGTTAAAGTATCAGGATTTGAAAAGGGCAACTTTGTCGGACCAACCATACTCACCGATGTGAAACCAAACATGGAATGTTATAAGGAAGAAATCTTTGGCCCGGTCCTTGTATGTCTCTTTGTTGATACCTTGGATGAAGCTATTCAAATGATAAACGCCAATCCCTATGGAAATGGTACAGCCATATTTACTACGAACGGTGCTGCTGCTAGAAAATTCGCTTCAGAAATAGATGTTGGACAAGTAGGCGTAAACGTTCCCATCCCTGTCCCACTCTCTATGTTCTCCTTCACTGGTAGCCGAGGTAGTTTCTTAGGTACAAATCATTTCTGTGGCAAACAGGGTATTGATTTCTACACAGAATTAAAGACAGTAGTATCATTCTGGCGTCAAAGTGACGTTTCTCATACAAAAGCCGCAGTTTCCATGCCGACTCAACAATAAGAATCTGCTATTTTAATCATTGTACAGTGCCACTTATAGATATAAGCAATATGTATagagcatttattttatattaaggtttttattttacaattttatatcttCCAATTTTGTGATAAGTAGAATCTGTTTTAcaggtgttttttatttttttgttacacaaataatacatttatttttaaattgcgtTGTTTTCTTTAAGACTATAACCATCCCGCCTTCACACTGCTATAAAGATCTATAGGGATAATAGTTTATCGCATTCAGATAGAGACAGTGATATaagctaaatatttactaacacagtgtgtacatacataatatctttattcGTCTTTATGtgtcatttttaaattcgatattaaataagttttatttaaataaggggGAGGCAGCGAATTTTGAAATCAGAGTAATTGCCAGAACTAAAAAGTTCATCAATTCTGCGCATAGTCTAATTCAAACTTAAAATTCTCGCACTATAAATGAGACTAATACTGATTTTACTAGTATTAGTAATACTAGTCGGTAAAATCAGAGTATTAGTAATACTAGTCGGTAAAATGAGTCTTCAGTGTTtaagcttttttaaaatattgtattgcttTCGATCCTATTAGCCTAGGAAGAATTAGTTGTTATGTAGTATTGAAACTCCGGAATGGACGAGCAACGTAAGAGTTTGGAAAGATTAACATCGTATGGATATCTACTGCGAGACCTCTTCTTAGTTCAGAATGGTATCAGAAAGGCAAGAATTCGATCTTCcctaaaaaaatagaatatattactacctatatattatacctacctatataatgaATTggttattctgtaataaaaatcaaaggatatagtttataaattgtaacatttttggTTGTTTTTACTAATCATTGttacgatattaattatttgttgtaattttatattgcattataatgaaaatttaaattttaaaacgtaacaataattcaaaatcaaatgtcatttgttatgtttgacatttcatatttaagcaattatttacaaacaaaggCAA comes from Vanessa tameamea isolate UH-Manoa-2023 chromosome 15, ilVanTame1 primary haplotype, whole genome shotgun sequence and encodes:
- the LOC113399051 gene encoding probable methylmalonate-semialdehyde/malonate-semialdehyde dehydrogenase [acylating], mitochondrial, coding for MASAMLKLLKSESHLLTRRNYSSSAPTTKLFIDGQFVDSKTNNWIELTNPATNEIIGRVPVTTQEELNTALESAKTAYKSWSQSTIMTRQQLMFKFARLLRENQSKLAAKITEEQGKTIADAEGDVLRGIQLVEHCCSITSLQLGDCIQNIARDMDTHSYKVPLGVVAGVAAFNFPVMIPLWMFPPAIVTGNTCLIKPSEQDPGATLMMMELLQEAGAPAGVVNVVHGTHDTVNFFCDNPDIKAVSFVGGDAAGKHIYSRASAAGKRVQSNMGAKNHGVIMPDANKEHTLNQLAGAAFGAAGQRCMALSTAVFVGEAKEWIPDLVNRAQALKVNAGHVPGTDVGPVISVKAKERIFRLVESGIKDGAKIVLDGRGVKVSGFEKGNFVGPTILTDVKPNMECYKEEIFGPVLVCLFVDTLDEAIQMINANPYGNGTAIFTTNGAAARKFASEIDVGQVGVNVPIPVPLSMFSFTGSRGSFLGTNHFCGKQGIDFYTELKTVVSFWRQSDVSHTKAAVSMPTQQ